DNA from Dasypus novemcinctus isolate mDasNov1 chromosome 19, mDasNov1.1.hap2, whole genome shotgun sequence:
CTCATAGCTCTTCAAAATTTAGGAacagaggggaacagatgtagcaagggttgaacgcctgcttctcacatacaaggtcttaggttcaatccctggtacctcctaaaaacaaacaaaaaaacaactctcattggggagcaaatgtaactcagtggttgagtatctgcttcccatgtacaaggtcctgggttcaatccctggtacctcctaaaaaaacttAGGAACAGAAAGCCAAGGAGCCAGCCTGTGAAGGCTATTTAGGGTGAATTTTGGTCAGAGGGGCTTGGAGCCAAAGCCAAATAGGAAAGATTCCAGCTCAGCTCAAAACAAAACGTATTCTAGCCAAGATAGAGACCAAGCCAGAATTACATTAAGCTGTGAGTTAACTGAGAAAGGAGCTTCTGAACTCACACATACCATTGGGCCTCCTGCACCTCACATCCTTAAGATGGGAAGGACCACGTACTGGCATAGCACACTAAAAATGGTTTCTATTTACTAAATAAATGGATTCTTTCCTTCATGGCTAGAATACCATTCTCCAGCCGTGGACCATTCACCAGTCCAGAACTTTGAAGGCTCTGAGGTTTAAGAGTCCTCTATCTCCCTGATGGCATCATTCTTAAAAACAGGTGTGCCAGAATACTTTCTGCATATCTGAGCATAAACGATTTATCAACAAAAGCTGAATTATTATTGAGAGGATTCTTAAGTTCTAGACAAGAATATAAAACTTATCATTCTGAAtgccactgaatttttttttttcttgaccaTAAATGCTCTAGCTTGGTCCTGACCCACAGGAAGGTTTCTGATACATGCTTCATCCATAAATACTTCAGAAATTcttaatatttacagaaaaattttccCCACTGTTAGGATTTAAAAGCTACAATGGAGATAACCAAAGGCTTGGGCTGCCAGAGGCattaatgaagaaatatttttttttttagagacgaATTCCATTAGGGCTCTACCAAATAATTAATTATGGCAAGAAAAAAACAGACTGAACAAAACTCCATCTCATCTGGCACTGGTGGCCTCAAAGCCAACATCATATAATAAACCTACTACTTAACAGATGCACAAACTAAACTATTTCATGTGCACCAAAAAAGGTACATAGTGTTTCAGAATTAAATTTGACTTAATTGTGATGAAAACAGCCCAGTTTTTAGAAGCCTGAGGAAGGATACTGGAGGTAAACACAGGAAAAGAAACTTACATGACTTTTggttttcttcattctctttgtATAATCTGTTTACTTTCTCTACCAGCTCCCATTTTTCACAACAGCCAGAATAGTTAACAAAATTCCGAGCCAGAATTTCCTTCAGCTGGCGCACACTCATCCCTTCGATATCTTCAAGGCTTGACAGATCAGACAAAGAAGCTCTCACTCTCTTTCTAGAGAGACCAGGGGTCTGAAATCACAGATAGTTTCCATCGTCTCTGTTCCTACAAATCCAGACCTCCCACAGCAAGGAACACAGCCTGTTCCCACTAACCCTACAGTCTAATGTGAGCCCTGGATGGCTTTCCAGATTGCTCGTCAATCCTTGAAATGTTTTAATATATGCCCTAAATTCAAACCAGAATAAACACCCTGTGTTAATCTAGATAAATGTCTACTTGGGTGTTTTCCTCCCTGCCAGGCTGACATGTCAGCAATCAGATTTTATATGAGGGCTCACCCGCTCCTCCAAATTTTCTTCGTCATCATCGTCATCGTCATCATCGTCGTCGTCGTCATCTTCTGTGTTTGCAGAAGCTATTTCACTGTGTACCTACACATGAAATGTATCTGATTAGGCCAGGAATCATACTGTCCTAACGGTGTCAGCCATATTTATCACTAgagaaaacctttccaaaaaacCTCCCCAAGAACTACCCCAACAACTGGCATACCCAACAGCTTTGTATCCAGAATGCTGCTGCCCCTCCTAATGAGTAAGGCCCTACATGATTTCATAAAGAACTTATTCTCCATAAAGTTATCCCAAAGCCAAATGCCTGAGTGTCTGGATTTATAAAATGTAAGAGTATGAACTCCTGGAGGACGGTCTCATCATAGAATGTGGAagctgggaaatggacttggcccagtggttagggcatccgtctaccacatgggaggtccgcggttcaaaccccgggcctccttgacccgtgtggagctggccatgcgcagtgctgatgcgcgcagggagtgccgtgccacgcaggggtgtcccccgcgtgggggagccccatgtgcaaggagtgcgcccatgaggagagccgcccagcgtgaaaagaaagtgcagcctgcccaggaatggcaccgcccacacttcccgtgccgctgacaacagaagcggacaaagaaacaagacgcagcaaatagacacagagaacagacaaccgggggaggggggaattaaataaataaataaacgagtcttttttttaaaaaaaaaagaatgttgaagCTGTAAGCACCAGGTCTTCCCCAGGGATTATGCTGAATCATTATCAAGGGACCTATAAATGGCTAATTTAACTGCAGACTCTAAGATACAGATGGGAAGACACAACCTCTCTGACTAATATCAGCCCAAGTGTGAAGGGCATGGAATTTGAAAGATCTCAGTCCCACTACAACATACATTGGCATTGTAATCCCAAAGAATGTTTTCTAGACTTCACTGGTGGCTGATGCTAgttctagttttgttttgttttgtttttaatccctCACAACCAGAGGAACTCCTTTCTTTGGGAATAACAGAAATGCCTTCTTTAATGCCTTTCCCTTTTGACTGTATTTTGACCAAAGCTCTACAACAGTCATCAGCTCCAATTTCAGATACTCTGTTCCACCAATTCACAGGCAATCAGATTGTAGCATCCCATCCATACCACCCAGAAGTGGCACAAAAGTCAGATGTGGCCTGATGTTTGTACCAAATTATGCTAATTTTCATTTGGGGAACTAATAAAACTCCTACCCTGGACTTAACtaatttatgattattatttggGAGGCAACAGGCTAAATTTTCCTCTGCATTTAATTACTCCTTTTCTCagggaagaaaattaaatattgggAGAATTGTTAATTCTTTTAGCATTTTAGAATTACTCAAATATACAAATGAATATTAATCACAAGTCCGTGCATGCCATTCAGTGAGGATGCCCATGGATCTCATTGGGACAATACTCTCTACTGGCATTTTTTTAACATCAATAAATAACTTTTTCACTCATTCAGATGACAATCTCCTGTAACCtaaattagaacattttcactgcAGAAAGGCAACTAGGCATTAGGTTAATTTACACTATTGGTTATTTCCATGGTCACTGACACCTGCACTAATAATCCTCCAAACATGTATACTCTTTCACAGTTCTTATTTCAATAGTTATTTAACAGCCCCAATAAATCGTATTTGGAGGCAAATACTATTCCATATAAGATGAGGTATAATTAAGGTCAAGAGATGATGAGCTACTTTTGGGTCCTGTGGATAGCTGACTATAGCACTGCCCGGTATGTGAGTACTGAGACTACAAATCATAAGGCTCTACAAGTGCTGAGTTCAGCTGCATGTGAGGCCTCTGCTCCGGCCTGTGATTTCTCAAGTTACCAGACCTTGAAGGCCCTACTATATATGCCCTCAATGCAGTTACCTGTGCCAGCATTCCAGATCCTGTGGTCCGGTCTTCATCCATAAGCTCTCCCTGGAACGAAGATACAGTAGCAGAGGGGGCTgtatagtttgaaaaaaatgaatgtgtgAAAAAGCTAGCAGTCTGTGACCTGGAAGAATTCAGACTGCTTGTGTCCATGTCCTCAGAGCCTAGTCCATGATGGCAGAGCACTAGATCCACCAAGTCTTCCTTCTCTCGACAAGTATCAATTGGGATGTTTCTAAGAATGAGATACTGCCGTAGGTCTTTCACTTTCAGTCGCATTAACTGAGGGCGCTGAAAGGCCGTCTCTTGTAGTAAGTGACAAGTAGAACATCTACGGAGATTTTCTTGTAAGACTGAACAAAGAGAGCAAAAGTCCTTCTTGCAATCACAGCATATATgctaagaaacaaaaaagaagcatTTAATGAGTCAGACAAATTATTATGAAAGTACTAGTTTTTTTCTTGCCTTctattacaatattaaaatttaatttgagtTCTGATTAAGTGTTCTTTGCTAACCTATTTTCACAGGGTTTAGTGTTCCAAAAGCCATGGAAAATCTAAAATCACTGCTGACTTAGATTCATAGAAGTTCAAATATAGCACTTTAAGAAAAAACATACACTCTTGTGTTAATGAATTAAAACCTTTCCTCCCCCTTGTGCAAACATATAATTAGCTGAACATAGCTGATCTGAACCACATTGAGCAGAAAGCACAGCCACAAACTCTGTTCCTGGTCTGTTTCTATATGAACAATTTTTTCACTtaaagaagaggggaaaaaaaaaaagcataacacAGAGCTAATGAGAAAGGCAACTGATTTCTCAAGGTCAATCCAGGAAAACAGAGGGCCCCACTTATACAGTATCTGTATGCTAAACAGTCTTAATTACAAAGCCATTCCACTAGAGAACACTAAGATGTGGTCATTTCTGCTTGGTGCACTGTTTCCACAAAGctgaagcattttttaaaaagtatttcaaaaggACTGAATTGATGATCAAAGACTGCAAGATGACCTAACAATATGATGATTCTCAGGAAGAACTGCTTTATGTCCCAGTGAAGTAACTACCTTATCACAATAAGATTATCATGgtagaatttataaacaataggCCCCTCATTATACTCATTTCTTCATTGGAGAGTTAACATggtgaggaataaattttttgagacttgcAATACACTAAATCACCTCTGAACAAAACCACAGGCTAAATCTCTTGCATCAAAAAATGAGCATCtcgggaaacggatgtggctcaagcgtttgCGCTcttccctaccacatgggaggtcctgggtttggttcccagtgcctcctaaaggacaCACAAGACAGCTGACACGacgggctggcatggcaagctgacacaacaaattGTCACAACGAGACCCAAGGatgaaaacataacaagagacacaacaaagcagggagcggaagtgactcaagcaattaggtgcctccctcccacatgggaggttcctggtgcctcctaaaaagaccagcaccaatgaacagacacagcaaatgaaaacaacaaggatgtgaaaataaataaataaatctttaaaaaataaataagcatcaAAAATCGAATGGTATAAACAGGTGTCAGAGTTCAGGAGAAAAGGTGCCTGAATGATATGAGAAGTAAAACTGTCCAGTTAGAAAACTCAAGCAAGAATACGGTCCCTTTAACTGAGTACTTTTCTAAATGGGAAATGGTGAACAGGACCAGACTtctgatatttttataaaaagaagtgATTTTTATTAGCTATTCAAAATAACCTACAGTCAAGAATTCTGATCCTTGGGAaatggatgcagctcaagcaattgagctcccgcctaccacatgggaggttcagttACTGGtcccttctaaagaagacaagcaagacagcaagctgacatgacaggtaGGCagggtgagctgatgcaacaagatgatgcaacaagagacacaagtaaaaaacataatgagatacaacaaagcagggagcagaggtggctcaagtgattaggtaccacCCTCCTACatcaagaggtcctgggttcagttcctcctGTCTCCTAAAAAGGAGACcatgggagctgatgtagctctgtgatttgagcaccagcttcccacatacgaggacccaggttcaatccccagccctggtacctgaaaaaaaaaaaaagaccacacaacaaagagacagagaaaaatgcaaaacagtgagggggaggggaaaaataaaataaatctttaaaaaaatacaaaaaaacactAACCCATGTGTCTTTTGTATGTTACATTTC
Protein-coding regions in this window:
- the RNF34 gene encoding E3 ubiquitin-protein ligase RNF34 — translated: MKAGATSMWASCCGLLNEVMGTGAVRGQQSGFTGSSGPFRFSPNPDFSTYPPAATEGPNIVCKACGLSFSVFRKKHICCDCKKDFCSLCSVLQENLRRCSTCHLLQETAFQRPQLMRLKVKDLRQYLILRNIPIDTCREKEDLVDLVLCHHGLGSEDMDTSSLNSSRSQTASFFTHSFFSNYTAPSATVSSFQGELMDEDRTTGSGMLAQVHSEIASANTEDDDDDDDDDDDDDEENLEERTPGLSRKRVRASLSDLSSLEDIEGMSVRQLKEILARNFVNYSGCCEKWELVEKVNRLYKENEENQKSYGERLQLQDEEDDSLCRICMDAIIDCVLLECGHMVTCTKCGKRMSECPICRQYVVRAVHVFKS